A window from uncultured Desulfobacter sp. encodes these proteins:
- a CDS encoding flavodoxin family protein — protein sequence MNVLMINGSPHKEGCTYTALSEVAKELEKHGIESQILHIGKQGIKGCTACMGCVKTGYCVFKDDKVNEGIDLLKKADGLVLGSPVYFAGPNASLCGFLDRMFYQKADAYAFKPGAAVVTSRRGGNSASFDRLNKYFTFAQMPIVSSHYWNGIHGNKAEEAQLDVEGLQTMKILGRNMAWLLTCIDKAKDQVPYPELEPRQKMNFIR from the coding sequence ATGAATGTATTAATGATCAACGGCAGTCCCCACAAAGAGGGGTGTACCTATACAGCGCTCAGCGAAGTGGCAAAAGAACTTGAAAAACACGGCATTGAAAGTCAGATACTGCATATCGGAAAGCAGGGCATCAAGGGGTGTACGGCCTGCATGGGGTGTGTGAAGACAGGGTATTGTGTGTTTAAGGACGACAAAGTGAATGAAGGTATAGACCTGCTTAAAAAAGCCGATGGCCTCGTCCTGGGGTCCCCGGTCTATTTTGCCGGGCCCAATGCTTCCTTGTGCGGCTTTCTGGACAGAATGTTTTATCAGAAGGCAGACGCCTATGCATTCAAGCCCGGCGCAGCCGTTGTCACCAGCCGCAGGGGCGGAAACAGCGCCTCCTTTGACAGGCTGAACAAATACTTTACATTTGCCCAGATGCCCATTGTCTCCTCACACTATTGGAACGGCATTCACGGCAATAAAGCCGAAGAGGCCCAGCTTGACGTAGAGGGCCTGCAAACCATGAAAATTCTGGGCCGGAATATGGCATGGCTGCTGACCTGTATTGATAAGGCAAAAGACCAGGTTCCCTATCCGGAACTTGAGCCCCGCCAAAAGATGAACTTTATCCGTTAA
- a CDS encoding transposase, translating to MIHTNIETKTQTDIQILGKIDDFFSKFSIATSLHRCGVRKRHGYSVRSLIMAIFTLPFLQKDFFRGIVINDDLSFGKDAAYEVLKGGYSNWRRLLLSVGIKLYHFFDPLTDENRESVLIADDSPYDRSRSKKVELLSRVWDHSTGKFIKGFRMLTLCWSDGASCLPLDFCLLSSSDAKKRLCENQKLMDKRCSAWKRRQEAIITAPENLEAMVKRVLATGVRAKHILMDSWFMMPATVTALSKYINVVGMVKKTSKIHYEFNGNWVDVKAIYRQLKKRRGRAKILASTIVTLKGGLSARLVFVRDRRKKDWLVLLSTDLELSNEDIVRIYGKRWDIEVLFKMAKQHLKLAKEIQCRDYDALVAHTTIVFMRYMFLAYQNRTQTDDRTFGELFYACCEEVADISFVEALYRIMIIAGDQLKKIGDYCEKTATAFFDAVMGTTLQQFGFVENRKLAGNF from the coding sequence ATGATACATACCAATATTGAAACAAAAACTCAAACGGACATTCAGATTTTAGGCAAAATTGATGACTTTTTCAGCAAATTTTCCATTGCTACATCTTTGCACCGATGTGGTGTCCGAAAACGTCATGGATATAGTGTCCGTTCATTGATTATGGCTATATTTACATTACCATTCCTGCAAAAAGATTTCTTTAGGGGAATTGTAATCAATGACGACTTGTCATTTGGTAAAGACGCTGCATATGAAGTTCTCAAGGGTGGGTACTCTAACTGGCGGCGCTTACTTTTGTCTGTTGGTATCAAACTGTACCATTTTTTCGATCCATTGACCGATGAAAATCGTGAATCGGTACTGATCGCCGATGATAGCCCTTATGATCGCTCCCGGTCAAAAAAAGTCGAGCTTCTTTCAAGGGTATGGGATCATAGCACTGGTAAATTTATCAAGGGATTCAGAATGCTGACACTCTGCTGGTCAGATGGGGCCAGTTGTCTGCCGTTAGATTTTTGTCTTCTGTCCTCCTCAGATGCCAAAAAGCGTCTTTGTGAAAATCAAAAACTCATGGATAAAAGATGCAGCGCATGGAAACGAAGGCAAGAGGCTATAATTACAGCACCCGAGAATCTGGAAGCCATGGTCAAACGGGTTCTGGCTACAGGCGTTCGTGCAAAACATATATTGATGGATAGCTGGTTTATGATGCCCGCCACAGTTACAGCATTAAGCAAATACATTAATGTTGTGGGGATGGTGAAGAAAACATCAAAAATTCATTATGAATTCAACGGGAATTGGGTGGATGTGAAAGCGATCTACCGGCAACTCAAAAAGCGTCGTGGTCGGGCAAAGATCCTGGCAAGTACCATCGTTACACTGAAGGGTGGATTGTCTGCCAGGCTTGTTTTTGTGCGCGACCGGCGCAAGAAGGACTGGTTGGTGTTACTCTCCACAGACCTTGAATTGTCAAATGAAGACATCGTTCGAATTTATGGTAAACGCTGGGATATTGAGGTGTTGTTCAAAATGGCAAAACAGCATCTGAAGCTGGCAAAAGAGATACAATGCCGAGACTATGACGCCCTGGTGGCTCACACCACTATTGTTTTCATGCGATATATGTTTTTGGCCTATCAAAATCGAACCCAAACGGATGACAGGACCTTTGGAGAATTGTTCTATGCCTGCTGCGAGGAGGTCGCCGATATATCTTTTGTTGAAGCTCTTTACAGAATAATGATTATTGCCGGTGACCAGTTGAAAAAAATCGGTGACTATTGTGAGAAGACCGCAACGGCATTTTTTGATGCTGTTATGGGAACAACCCTCCAGCAATTCGGTTTTGTAGAAAATCGAAAGTTAGCTGGTAATTTTTAA
- the yaaA gene encoding peroxide stress protein YaaA yields the protein MLSIISPSKTMDLNCRSILLQTQPHFMAEARELCARLQKLSPEDLEELMNISPKLAALTHERLQAFSGTTKVNDGSRQALLVYKGDAFQSLDIDHYQDQDFEFAQNHIRILSGLYGLLRPLDLIEPHRLEIATRLTGPWGKTLYEFWAERITQRLNAELEKSNGAPVLINLASNEYFKAVQHKRLKAKIITIQFKEKKGNAFKVIAIHAKRARGLLADFIIRGKTDEPKSLKEFSGNGYTFNPACSTSETWVFSRE from the coding sequence ATGCTCAGCATCATCTCACCGTCCAAGACCATGGATCTTAATTGCAGATCCATTCTTTTGCAAACCCAGCCCCATTTCATGGCCGAAGCCCGGGAACTTTGCGCCCGGCTGCAAAAATTATCCCCGGAGGATCTGGAAGAACTGATGAATATCAGCCCCAAGTTGGCTGCCTTAACCCACGAAAGGCTCCAGGCGTTTTCCGGCACCACCAAAGTCAACGACGGTTCCCGCCAGGCCCTTCTGGTATATAAGGGAGATGCGTTTCAGTCGCTTGATATCGACCATTACCAGGATCAGGATTTTGAATTTGCCCAGAACCATATCCGTATACTGTCAGGCCTTTACGGTCTTTTACGCCCCCTGGACCTGATTGAACCCCATCGCCTGGAAATAGCCACCCGGCTGACGGGTCCCTGGGGAAAGACGTTATACGAATTCTGGGCAGAACGGATCACCCAAAGACTCAATGCTGAACTTGAGAAGTCAAACGGCGCACCTGTCCTTATCAACCTGGCGTCCAATGAGTATTTTAAGGCCGTCCAGCACAAACGCCTGAAAGCCAAGATTATCACCATTCAATTTAAGGAAAAAAAAGGAAACGCGTTTAAGGTGATTGCCATACATGCCAAAAGGGCCCGAGGGCTTCTGGCCGATTTTATCATCCGGGGAAAAACAGATGAGCCGAAATCCCTGAAAGAGTTTTCCGGCAATGGATATACATTCAACCCAGCATGTTCAACATCAGAGACCTGGGTATTTTCCCGGGAATAA
- a CDS encoding alpha-E domain-containing protein, which translates to MLSRVADSIYWMTRYIERAENIARFINVNLNLSLDMAPEISSAWQPLVMTTGDHEEFEKRYGTDYSRENVIQFLALDREYSNSIISCVASARENARSVREIISSAMWEQINRSYLLLKEATKNKAANKDPHHFFKDITSLGHMFTGLLQGTISRGEAFHFALLGQFLERADKTSRILDVKYFMLLPSPENVNSPYDVIQWGAVLKSTSGLEIYRKQFHRIVPKQVCDFLIFDPNFPRSIHCCLTNAKWALQKITDSPRNAVHNPAEKSLGRLCADLYYSDINDVISVGMHEYLDGLQTKINQVGIDIREAFFKIPDNRMAQTSGQVQ; encoded by the coding sequence ATGCTAAGCCGTGTTGCAGATTCCATCTACTGGATGACCCGTTATATTGAAAGAGCTGAAAACATCGCTCGTTTTATTAATGTAAACCTTAACCTGTCCCTGGACATGGCACCGGAAATTTCCAGTGCCTGGCAGCCCCTGGTGATGACCACAGGCGACCATGAAGAATTTGAAAAACGCTACGGCACAGATTATTCCAGGGAAAATGTGATTCAGTTTCTGGCCCTGGACCGGGAGTACAGCAACTCCATCATCTCCTGTGTGGCCTCGGCCAGGGAAAATGCAAGAAGCGTCAGAGAGATCATCTCATCAGCCATGTGGGAACAGATTAATCGATCCTACCTTTTACTCAAGGAGGCGACTAAAAACAAGGCGGCCAACAAAGATCCCCACCATTTCTTTAAAGACATCACCTCCCTGGGTCATATGTTTACAGGCCTGTTGCAGGGCACCATATCACGGGGGGAGGCCTTTCATTTTGCATTGCTCGGCCAGTTTCTTGAACGGGCTGATAAGACATCCCGGATACTGGATGTGAAATACTTTATGCTGCTGCCCTCGCCCGAGAACGTCAACTCCCCCTACGATGTGATCCAATGGGGTGCCGTACTTAAATCCACCTCCGGGCTGGAAATTTATCGAAAACAATTCCACAGGATAGTACCCAAACAGGTATGCGACTTTCTAATATTTGATCCGAACTTTCCAAGATCCATCCATTGCTGCCTGACAAATGCCAAGTGGGCCCTGCAAAAAATCACAGACAGCCCCAGAAATGCCGTTCATAATCCAGCAGAAAAAAGCCTGGGCCGGCTGTGTGCGGATTTGTATTATTCGGATATTAATGACGTCATTTCCGTGGGCATGCACGAATATCTTGATGGACTGCAGACAAAAATCAACCAGGTGGGGATTGACATCCGCGAGGCTTTTTTCAAAATCCCGGACAATCGAATGGCACAAACATCTGGCCAAGTCCAATAA
- a CDS encoding sigma-54-dependent Fis family transcriptional regulator, with protein MNNEIDKSFQAYYDLFRELDPDALQKKFLNALLKMQNGRRGSIWIKRGETYVCVEAAGIDTEDIVGVSLDAGAPSIVGWVIENGKMTIAKPGADRRHNRDLEAPFVVKSSLILCFPLLIDGQAFGAVQLIDTHPDGIHLNLDSSKLSPLQTIVEVCSISLWNAMRFSREQKKNRRLSSTLSRVKTETTIIGQSKAFHTSMKLVKSYADTDFNVLITGESGTGKELVAERLHKASARADYPFLAQNCSAIPETLLESELFGYKKGAFTGAARDRAGLFEAADGGTVFLDEIGDMPMGTQAALLRVLQKNEIKPLGSSRVHYINVRIIAATNKDLVGMVRDNLFRQDLYYRLSILPVHLPPLRERREDIPLLARHFLSTECEKAAMSEKRLSAEAKQHLVAYAWPGNIRELENLIRYLIATAPNEDIKAEDLPGHILKTSPDGLTGLATQINSDPKANGGQYQLDISTMTWPDLEKAYVRTLMEKFNWNITWAAKASGINRSTFVSRMRKLDISRGTGPPS; from the coding sequence ATGAACAATGAAATAGATAAATCATTCCAAGCGTATTATGACCTGTTCAGGGAACTGGACCCGGACGCGCTTCAAAAAAAATTTCTCAATGCCCTTCTCAAAATGCAGAACGGCAGACGGGGATCCATCTGGATCAAGCGTGGCGAAACATATGTATGTGTTGAGGCCGCCGGCATTGACACCGAAGATATTGTGGGCGTCTCCCTGGATGCAGGCGCACCTTCCATTGTGGGATGGGTGATTGAAAACGGTAAAATGACCATTGCCAAACCGGGCGCAGACCGCCGCCACAACCGGGACCTGGAAGCCCCCTTTGTCGTAAAAAGCAGCCTGATCCTCTGTTTTCCCTTACTCATAGACGGGCAGGCCTTTGGGGCGGTACAGCTCATTGACACCCATCCGGACGGCATTCATCTTAACCTGGATTCTTCAAAGCTTTCTCCGCTTCAAACCATAGTTGAAGTCTGCTCTATATCCCTGTGGAATGCCATGCGTTTTTCCAGGGAACAGAAAAAAAACCGCAGGCTTTCATCGACCCTGTCCAGGGTTAAAACCGAAACGACAATTATCGGCCAGAGCAAAGCCTTTCACACAAGCATGAAGCTTGTCAAAAGCTATGCAGACACCGACTTCAATGTGCTGATAACAGGTGAAAGCGGTACCGGCAAGGAACTTGTGGCAGAACGCCTGCACAAGGCCAGCGCCAGAGCGGACTATCCATTCCTGGCCCAGAACTGTTCGGCCATTCCCGAAACCCTTCTGGAAAGCGAATTGTTCGGGTATAAAAAAGGGGCATTTACAGGTGCGGCCCGGGACCGGGCCGGGTTGTTTGAGGCGGCTGACGGTGGAACGGTTTTCCTGGATGAAATCGGGGATATGCCCATGGGTACCCAGGCTGCGCTATTGCGGGTACTGCAGAAAAATGAAATAAAACCCTTAGGTTCCAGCAGGGTACACTATATCAATGTCAGAATCATTGCCGCCACCAATAAGGACCTTGTCGGGATGGTCCGGGACAACCTATTCAGACAGGACCTGTATTACAGGCTTTCCATATTGCCGGTTCACCTGCCGCCATTGCGGGAGCGAAGGGAAGACATTCCGCTGCTGGCCCGGCATTTTCTAAGCACGGAATGCGAAAAGGCGGCAATGTCCGAAAAACGACTATCCGCAGAAGCCAAACAGCACCTGGTCGCCTATGCATGGCCGGGCAATATCCGGGAACTGGAAAACCTTATTCGGTATTTGATTGCAACAGCCCCAAACGAGGATATCAAAGCTGAAGATCTGCCCGGGCATATCCTTAAAACCAGTCCGGATGGACTCACAGGGCTGGCAACTCAAATCAATTCAGATCCCAAGGCCAATGGGGGACAATACCAACTGGATATCTCCACCATGACCTGGCCGGATCTTGAAAAAGCCTATGTCCGGACCCTGATGGAAAAATTCAACTGGAACATCACCTGGGCGGCAAAGGCATCGGGCATCAACCGCTCAACCTTTGTCTCGCGCATGCGCAAGCTGGATATCAGCCGGGGTACCGGACCTCCTTCTTAA
- a CDS encoding D-serine ammonia-lyase, with translation MNAERISGKTIEHWQRDLPLLKGVMAGQEVFWINPGYCAAETAFQSIDLSSKDVADAQARLERFAPFIATMFPETRADNGIIESPLRQLPGMKAALGLQGNCAVGGNILLKCDNLLAVSGSIKARGGIYEVLKIAETLAMDKGLLDFGDDYSVFATDKFKRFFSDYAIAVGSTGNLGLSIGIMGSALGFKVYVHMSADAALWKKQRLRQCGVTVVEYETDYTQAVAAGRQQAKSDPKMHFIDDENSLDLLLGYAVAAGRLKAQFDDAGRVVDGEHPLFVYLPCGVGGGPGGITLGLKLFFGDHVHCFFAEPTASPCMLIGLMTGLHDKVSVLDFGLSNITDADGLAVGRPSGLVGKTFGSLISGVYTVSDVTLYRLLHTMADQESIFLEPSAAAGLYGPMGLLNSPGGKRYIDRHGMVENVAVATHLMWATGGGMVPEPVMQGYYSKGAESPVRD, from the coding sequence ATGAACGCTGAACGTATTTCAGGAAAAACAATTGAACACTGGCAACGGGATCTTCCTTTACTCAAAGGGGTGATGGCGGGTCAGGAGGTGTTCTGGATAAATCCGGGGTACTGCGCCGCAGAGACCGCATTTCAATCCATTGATCTATCATCCAAAGATGTGGCCGATGCCCAGGCTCGGCTGGAACGGTTTGCCCCGTTTATTGCAACGATGTTTCCCGAGACCCGGGCGGATAACGGCATCATTGAGTCGCCGTTGCGGCAACTTCCCGGCATGAAGGCCGCGCTGGGGTTACAGGGGAATTGCGCTGTTGGCGGCAATATTTTACTCAAATGCGACAACCTGCTGGCCGTGTCCGGTTCCATTAAGGCCCGGGGCGGTATCTATGAGGTGCTGAAAATTGCCGAGACCCTGGCTATGGACAAGGGGCTGCTTGACTTTGGGGATGACTATTCAGTTTTTGCCACAGACAAATTTAAAAGATTCTTCTCCGATTATGCCATTGCCGTGGGCTCCACCGGTAACCTTGGTTTGAGTATCGGCATCATGGGGTCCGCGCTTGGGTTTAAGGTGTATGTTCACATGTCTGCGGATGCGGCCTTGTGGAAAAAACAGCGCTTACGGCAGTGCGGCGTCACAGTGGTGGAGTATGAAACCGATTACACCCAGGCGGTGGCAGCGGGACGGCAACAGGCCAAATCTGATCCCAAAATGCACTTTATAGATGATGAAAATTCTTTGGACCTGCTGTTGGGATATGCCGTGGCCGCCGGGCGTTTGAAGGCTCAGTTTGATGATGCGGGCCGGGTGGTGGACGGGGAACATCCGCTGTTTGTCTACCTGCCCTGCGGGGTGGGCGGCGGTCCCGGCGGGATCACCCTGGGGCTTAAACTTTTTTTCGGTGATCATGTTCACTGTTTTTTTGCCGAACCCACCGCGTCGCCCTGTATGCTCATCGGCCTTATGACAGGCCTTCATGACAAGGTCAGCGTGCTGGATTTCGGGTTGTCCAATATCACGGATGCGGACGGTCTGGCCGTGGGACGTCCTTCGGGCCTTGTGGGCAAAACTTTTGGGTCGTTGATCAGCGGGGTGTATACGGTGTCAGATGTGACCCTTTACCGGCTTTTGCATACCATGGCGGACCAGGAATCCATCTTTCTTGAGCCCTCTGCTGCCGCTGGGTTGTATGGACCCATGGGGCTGTTAAATTCGCCGGGAGGCAAACGCTATATTGATCGACATGGAATGGTTGAAAATGTGGCCGTTGCCACCCACCTCATGTGGGCTACAGGGGGTGGCATGGTGCCTGAACCGGTGATGCAGGGATATTATAGCAAAGGTGCTGAATCACCGGTTCGGGATTAA
- a CDS encoding circularly permuted type 2 ATP-grasp protein, translated as MKFSNYKPTEYYDELFHKDGTVRDGAKKLINQIESLPENALLLKQQAAESALLQLGNTFNVYGSEEGTEKILPFDIIPRIIEDREWQQIEKGLQQRIHALNLFLEDIYNDKKIIKDKVVPEELIMSCAAYRKQMEGFTPPKGIWCHVTGTDLIRDTDGKFYVLEDNLRCPSGVSYVLENRQVLKRTFPEVFASSRVRAVDEYPHKLLATLENLLPATGANHKIGVLTPGRYNSAYFEHSFLAQQMGIELVEGQDLVVSGDQLYMRTTKGLSPIEVLYRRIDDDFIDPKVFRSDSMLGIPGIMSAYFKGRVALANAPGTGVADDKAVYAYVSKIIKYFLGEDPILPNVPTYVCWDDKDRAHVLENLDKFVVKAANESGGYGMMIGPHADKAEREKFARLIKANPRTYIAQPTISLSQVPTIVGDHFEGRHVDLRPYILYGEDIYVLPGGLTRVALKKGSLVVNSSQGGGTKDSWVLD; from the coding sequence ATGAAATTTTCAAATTATAAGCCGACAGAATACTATGATGAACTCTTCCACAAAGACGGTACTGTCAGGGACGGGGCCAAAAAGCTCATCAACCAAATAGAATCCCTGCCGGAAAATGCCCTGTTACTAAAGCAGCAGGCTGCGGAATCCGCTCTTCTGCAGTTAGGTAACACCTTTAACGTATATGGCAGTGAGGAAGGAACAGAAAAAATCCTGCCCTTTGACATTATTCCCAGAATCATTGAAGACCGGGAGTGGCAGCAAATTGAAAAAGGGCTGCAGCAACGCATCCATGCCCTGAACCTGTTCCTTGAAGATATCTACAACGATAAAAAAATTATTAAGGACAAGGTGGTCCCCGAAGAGCTGATCATGTCCTGCGCGGCGTACCGCAAACAGATGGAAGGATTTACACCGCCCAAAGGCATCTGGTGTCATGTCACGGGTACGGATTTAATCCGGGATACGGACGGCAAATTCTATGTCCTTGAAGACAATCTGCGCTGCCCCTCGGGCGTCTCCTATGTGCTTGAAAACCGGCAGGTTCTTAAACGCACGTTTCCCGAAGTGTTTGCAAGCTCCCGGGTCCGGGCCGTGGATGAATATCCCCACAAGCTTTTAGCCACCCTTGAAAATCTGCTGCCTGCCACAGGAGCCAATCACAAGATCGGGGTGCTTACCCCGGGCCGGTATAATTCCGCCTATTTTGAACATTCATTCCTTGCCCAGCAGATGGGTATTGAATTGGTGGAGGGCCAGGACCTTGTGGTATCCGGAGATCAGCTTTATATGCGTACCACCAAGGGCCTTTCTCCCATTGAAGTGCTTTATCGCCGCATTGATGACGATTTTATTGACCCCAAAGTGTTCCGGTCCGATTCCATGCTTGGTATTCCGGGCATTATGTCCGCCTATTTCAAAGGCCGGGTGGCCCTGGCCAATGCACCGGGTACAGGGGTTGCCGATGACAAGGCCGTGTACGCTTATGTCTCCAAGATTATCAAATACTTTCTTGGCGAAGATCCCATCTTACCCAATGTGCCCACCTATGTGTGCTGGGATGACAAGGACCGGGCCCATGTGCTTGAAAACCTGGATAAATTTGTGGTCAAGGCGGCCAATGAAAGCGGGGGATACGGCATGATGATCGGTCCCCATGCAGACAAGGCCGAGCGGGAGAAATTTGCCCGCCTCATCAAGGCCAATCCCAGAACATATATTGCCCAGCCCACCATCAGTCTTTCCCAGGTGCCCACCATTGTCGGGGACCATTTTGAGGGACGCCATGTGGACCTTCGGCCCTACATCCTCTACGGCGAAGATATCTATGTGCTTCCCGGCGGATTGACGCGTGTGGCGTTGAAAAAGGGATCTTTGGTGGTGAATTCGTCCCAGGGCGGGGGGACCAAAGATTCCTGGGTTTTAGATTGA
- a CDS encoding substrate-binding domain-containing protein yields the protein MAKTANRTFNVSCRLKELRTQKKMTQSELAELVGIKRQAVYDIEAGRYLPNTGVALAMAQVLGCRVEDIFYETTGQARDVVLVDEEFAWGSRVNIAKVRERHFAYPLAGTHARMEDMGAADALLEPGQGKAKILLPEERVASTALLLGCDPAFSVLGHRVRETPGHAGLNVRFASSQIAVSRVALGQAHIAGTHMHPRGGGDDGNKFLVTQKMKDISGFLIAFSAFEEGLLVAPGNPKGIKGVADLARKDIRLANREEGAALRSLLDDLLTEEKVPVTAIQGYEYLVHSHAQGAEAVRHHVCDAALGLRAVAVTYGLEFIPLSHVRCDLVIPSDLMTHPGVAAALDIIQTRAFREELACLPGYETSDTGRIIAEL from the coding sequence ATGGCCAAAACAGCAAACCGCACATTCAACGTTTCCTGCCGTCTCAAAGAGCTGCGGACCCAAAAAAAAATGACCCAGTCCGAACTGGCCGAACTTGTGGGGATAAAACGCCAGGCCGTTTATGATATTGAAGCCGGCCGATACCTGCCCAATACCGGTGTTGCCCTTGCCATGGCCCAGGTGCTGGGCTGCCGGGTGGAGGATATCTTTTATGAAACCACGGGGCAGGCCCGGGACGTGGTCCTGGTGGACGAAGAATTTGCCTGGGGCTCCCGGGTGAACATTGCCAAGGTCCGGGAACGCCACTTTGCATACCCCCTTGCGGGCACCCATGCCCGGATGGAAGACATGGGCGCAGCAGACGCCCTTTTGGAACCGGGCCAGGGCAAGGCAAAAATCTTATTACCCGAAGAACGGGTCGCATCCACTGCCCTGCTTCTGGGCTGTGATCCGGCCTTTTCCGTCCTGGGCCACCGGGTACGCGAGACCCCGGGCCATGCCGGCCTGAATGTCAGATTTGCATCCAGCCAAATTGCTGTCAGCCGGGTCGCCTTGGGACAGGCCCACATCGCAGGAACCCACATGCACCCCCGGGGCGGGGGTGATGATGGGAACAAATTCCTGGTCACCCAGAAGATGAAAGATATTTCAGGTTTCCTGATTGCCTTCTCCGCCTTTGAGGAAGGGCTCCTGGTCGCCCCCGGTAACCCCAAAGGAATTAAGGGCGTTGCTGACCTGGCACGCAAAGATATCCGGCTGGCCAACCGGGAGGAAGGGGCTGCCCTTCGCAGTCTTCTGGACGATTTGCTCACAGAAGAAAAAGTGCCTGTCACAGCCATCCAGGGATACGAATACCTGGTCCACAGTCATGCCCAAGGGGCCGAGGCCGTGCGCCACCACGTCTGTGATGCAGCCTTGGGGCTGCGGGCCGTAGCCGTAACATATGGATTGGAGTTCATTCCCCTTTCCCATGTCCGCTGCGACCTTGTTATCCCTTCGGACCTGATGACCCATCCCGGTGTTGCTGCAGCGTTGGATATTATCCAGACCCGGGCGTTCAGAGAGGAACTGGCATGTCTGCCGGGCTATGAAACATCGGATACCGGTCGTATTATTGCAGAATTGTAG